A genomic segment from Juglans regia cultivar Chandler chromosome 14, Walnut 2.0, whole genome shotgun sequence encodes:
- the LOC109012298 gene encoding probable protein arginine N-methyltransferase 3 isoform X1: MASNDPQDQESRRIELMDHEFGVEKELEEESEDEDVEGWDDWEAENDDVDEGESSDTDFLCFFCHSRYGSCDALFDHCSSSHHFDFRGIRTGLGLDFYGAFKLINYVRSQVAEHRCWNCGVACQSNQDLQNHLHETVNIEAINPLLDDERYLKPFMKDDSLLYNFGEDEEGEDDYAAPIDKEELIRDLKNYEDISIDDDHTDTCDKSGVKVVSASNDKNGVSSIEHAGSTGGKLKEIKNVNDNYFGAYSSFGIHREMISDKVRTDAYRQVILKNPSLLKNAVVMDVGCGTGILSLFAAQAGASRVIAIEASEKMAAVATQIALDNGLWQSKIPNEGFNQPTEVIEVVRGMVEELDISLQVQPQSVDVLVSEWMGYCLLYESMLSSVLFARDRWLKPGGAILPDTATIFVAGFGRGGTSLPFWENVYGFNMSCIGKELVGDAAQTPIVDIVDNHDIVTSSAVLQTFDLATMKPDEVDFTASAVLEPCFGSSGGSITDDLESLTTLCYGVVLWFETGFTSRFCKEMPGVLSTSPYTPKTHWSQTILTFREPIAIASEKLIGDRLAAVGTDACPASKIHLRISIARAAAEHRSIDISLEIAGFGPDGRRLKWPVQLFSLR; this comes from the exons ATGGCCAGTAACGACCCTCAAGATCAAGAGTCTCGTAGAATAGAGCTAATGGACCACGAGTTTGGAGTAGAAAAAGAACTCGAAGAAGAAAGCGAAGACGAAGATGTCGAAGGCTGGGACGACTGGGAGGCAGAAAACGATGATGTAGATGAAGGAGAAAGCTCCGACACcgatttcctttgctttttctGCCACTCCAGGTACGGTTCGTGCGATGCGCTGTTCGATCACTGCAGTTCGTCGCACCACTTCGATTTTCGGGGTATTCGGACAGGGTTGGGTTTGGATTTCTACGGTGCGTTCAAGCTCATTAACTACGTCCGCTCTCAG GTGGCAGAACATAGATGTTGGAATTGCGGTGTTGCCTGCCAGTCAAACCAAGATCTACAGAATCATTTACACGAGACAGTCAACATTGAAGCCATTAATCCACTTTTGGATGACGAAAGATACCTAAAACCTTTCATGAAAGATGACTCACTATTGTATAATTTTGGTGAAGATGAAGAAGGTGAAGATGACTATGCCGCACCAATTGACAAAGAGGAACTGATAAGGGACTTGAAGAATTATGAAGATATTTCTATTGATGATGATCATACTGATACCTGTGACAAAAGTGGAGTGAAAGTTGTTTCTGCTTCCAATGACAAAAATGGTGTGAGTTCAATAGAACACGCTGGCTCAACTGGTGGAAAGCTGAAAGAAATCAAGAATGTGAATGATAATTATTTTGGGGCCTACAGTTCATTTGGCATCCACAGAGAGATGATAAGTGATAAG GTAAGAACGGATGCTTATAGACAAGTCATCTTGAAAAACCCCTCTCTTTTGAAGAATGCTGTTGTTATGGATGTAGGTTGTGGGACTGGCATACTAAG TCTATTTGCTGCTCAAGCTGGAGCTTCAAGGGTAATTGCAATTGAAGCAAGTGAGAAGATGGCTGCTGTTGCAACTCag ATTGCATTGGACAATGGCCTTTGGCAGAGTAAAATCCCAAACGAAGGTTTTAATCAACCCACAGAGGTAATAGAAGTGGTTCGAGGTATGGTTGAAGAACTTGATATATCTTTACAAGTCCAGCCTCAAAGTGTTGATGTGTTAGTGAGTGAATGGATGGGGTACTGCCTACTTTATGAGTCAATGCTTAGCTCGGTTCTCTTTGCCCGGGACCGATGGTTGAAGCCTGGAGGTGCTATCCTCCCTGACACTGCAACTATT TTTGTTGCAGGATTTGGTAGAGGTGGTACCAGTCTTCCATTTTGGGAAAATGTGTATGGTTTCAACATGTCTTGTATCGGCAAGGAGCTTGTTGGGGATGCTGCCCAAACACCTATAGTTGACATTGTGGATAATCATGATATAGTGACTAGTTCTGCAGTTCTTCAG ACATTTGACTTGGCAACAATGAAACCGGATGAAGTGGATTTCACTGCAAGTGCTGTGCTGGAACCATGTTTTGGTAGTTCTGGTGGTAGCATCACAGATGATTTGGAATCCTTGACAACATTATGTTATGGGGTTGTCTTGTGGTTTGAGACTGGTTTTACTAGCAGGTTCTGCAAAGAAATGCCAGGCGTGTTGTCCACATCCCCATACACACCAAAAACGCATTGGTCACAAACAATCCTTACCTTCCGGGAGCCAATTGCCATTGCGTCAGAAAAACTGATTGGTGACAGATTGGCAGCAGTGGGCACTGATGCCTGTCCTGCTTCAAAAATTCATTTGCGCATCAGCATCGCTCGTGCAGCTGCTGAACATCGCAGCATTGACATTTCCTTAGAAATTGCTGGATTTGGTCCCGATGGTAGGAGACTCAAGTGGCCTGTTCAACTATTTAGTCTACGTTAG